DNA sequence from the Pedobacter schmidteae genome:
GGTTCCGTTATGGGTATGATATGCTCTTATTCCTTCAAATACAGCATAGCCATAGTGTAATGACTGCCCATAAATATCGGCAGTGGTGTCAGTTGCTTTTTGAAACTGGCCGTTTAAATAAAGCACCGTATTTGAGTTAAAATATTGCATTTGGTTATAGGTATGTTTTATATGGTATTGTTTCATTAAAAAAGCGCCACTTTTGGGGGGCGCTTGCGTATATTTTTTTATTAAATATTCATTTACAGCGCCTTGTCCTTCTGAAGAATCAGAAGAATAATCAGGTTAATAATGACATTGACTTGTGCTGTAATTGAATGGTTCATCTTACTGTTTATTTGTTGTTGCTTTATAAATCCAATTTAGTTGTTGCTATTTAAAGTATCAATAGCTGGATGAAAATAATTGAAAAAAAATATAATTCTTTATTTTTTAATTTTATTAGATTTTAATTTGTTATTATTTGGTTTTTTGGTATGTTAATTGGATGCTTCTATACCAAATATGATTTCGGTATTCGGTATGGTTGTTATGCCTGCATTGTATTTTTTGTTAAATTCTTCCTAAAACTGAGCTGACTCTCAAAAAAGTTGATCGAAATCATGTTTTATTGGTTAAAATGTTTAGTGTTTTAAAGTGGTTCTCATTCTCAGTTTTTCTGTAGTAGTTATTGTCTTTTTGTTTTCAAGAGCGTTACGTAATTTATCTCAGGATCATGTACTTGTACGATTGTCTTTCTCTTGAGAGATCCTGAGATAAACTCAGGATGACGAAGTACAAAAAATACAGCTCAAAAAAAAGCCCTTTGAAATTTCAAAGGGCTTTTCAATATTGTATGATAAAATATTAAGCAACCCCTTCGGCCAAAACAATAATTTTGTTTTTTAGGACCTCAACGACACCACCTTTAATAATAAAGGTATCTTCGCCGGTTTTGCTTTTAATAATTACCGGACCATCTTCCAAAGTAGAAATAATAGGAGCATGGTCTTTCAAAATCTGGAAAGAGCCCATTGTTCCCGGTACAGTAACTGCTGTTACCTCGCCTTCAAAAACTTTCTTGTCTGGTGTTAATATTTCTAGTGTCATTGTTTTAGTATTTAGTAGTTAGCTATTAGTATTTAGATATTGGTATTTAGTAGTTAGCTATTAGTATTTAGATGTAAGTCTTAAGCAAGAGGTATTCATCTAAATACTAACTACTAAATACCAACTACTAGTTCGCTTCAGCTAATAATTTTTTACCTTTTTCAATAGCTTCTTCGATGCTACCTACAAGGTTAAATGCTGCCTCAGGATATTCATCAACTTCACCATCCATGATCATGTTAAATCCTTTAATGGTATCTTTGATGTCAACCAATACACCTTTTAATCCTGTAAATTGCTCAGCAACGTGGAAAGGCTGAGATAAGAAACGTTGAACACGACGTGCGCGTGATACAACCAGTTTATCTTCCTCAGATAACTCGTCCATACCCAAGATGGCGATGATATCCTGAAGTTCTTTATAACGTTGTAAAGTTTCTTTTACGCGTTGAGCAGTATTGTAGTGCTCGTCACCTAAAACAGCAGGAGAAAGGATACGTGAAGTAGAATCCAATGGATCCACCGCAGGGTAGATACCTAACTCAGCAATTTTACGAGACAATACAGTTGTTGCATCTAAGTGGGCAAATGTTGTTGCCGGAGCCGGGTCAGTTAAATCATCCGCAGGTACATAAACTGCCTGTACAGATGTAATTGAACCACGTTTAGTTGAAGTAATACGCTCCTGCATTAAGCCCATTTCTGTTGCCAGGGTTGGTTGGTAACCTACCGCCGAAGGCATACGACCTAATAGGGCCGATACTTCAGAACCAGCCTGAGTAAAACGGAAGATGTTGTCAACGAAGAAAAGGATATCTTTTCCAGCACCTTCACCATCACCATCACGGAAATATTCAGCAACGGTTAGTCCGGATAAAGCCACACGTGCACGTGCACCAGGAGGCTCATTCATCTGACCGAATACCAATGTCGCTTTAGAATCTTTTAATTTTTCTGTATCAACAGTTTTTAAATCCCATCCACCTTTTTCCATTGAATGCAGGAAATCATCACCATAGTTGATTACACCAGATTCGATAAACTCACGTAAAAGGTCATTACCTTCACGAGTACGCTCACCTACACCGGCAAATACTGATAAACCAGCATATGCTTTCGCAATGTTGTTTACCAATTCCATGATCAATACCGTTTTACCAACACCTGCACCACCAAACAATCCGATTTTACCACCTTTAGCATAAGGCTCTAATAAGTCAATTACTTTAATACCTGTAAAAAGTACTTCAGTTTCGGTTGACAGATCTTCGAATTTTGGAGGAGCACTGTGGATAGGACGGCCACTAGTTTTGTCAACTGTGTTGATCCCGTCAATAGCTTCACCAACAACATTGAATAAGCGACCTTTAATCTGATCACCAATCGGCATTTTGATAGGAGAACCAGTGTCCAATGCTTTCATTCCACGAACCAAACCATCGGTCGAGTCCATTGCAATTGCACGTACGCGGTCTTCACCAAGATGTTGTTGAACTTCTAAAACGACTTTCTGTCCGTTTTCTTTTTCAATCTCTAATGCAGAGAAGATTTGAGGTAAATGAGCATCGTCAGCAAAACTCACGTCAACTACCGGTCCTATAATCTGCGCTATTTTTCCAATGTTAGGCATATATTGTTTTGGGTAAAATTATAAATATCAAATTGTTAAAGCCCCTTTTACAAGCCTACAATTCGGTTTGCAAAGTTAAAATTTTTATACAAGAATTACATATATAAATAAAAAGTTTTTCAACAGTTTTTAAAATGGTAATTTAGCAGGGAGCGCAACGCCTTAAAATCTTAGCTTATAAGGCCTGAATGTGGCTTAGAAAGAAAATCTACGCATATGAAATCAGTGTTGGTAACGGGCAGCAATGGCCTTTTAGGACAGAAAATAACGGAACGACTGCTGGAAACAAAGCAGTTTAATTTAATCGCAACCTCAAAAGGTCGTAATCGTTTTCCTGTTGAAGCAGGCTATACTTATGCTGAAATGGACATACTTGATCCGGAAAATGTTAAAACCGTTGTGGAAAAATATCAGCCTGATGCTATTATTCACACTGCTGCCATGACCAATGTGGATACCAGTGAGGCCGAAAAAGAACAGGCATATCTGTTAAATGTAGAGGCTGTAAAAACGCTGATTTCAATTTGTGAGGAACACAATATTCAGTTGGTTCACCTATCTACGGATTTTATATTTGATGGTGCCAACGGACCTTATGATGAAGTGGCTGCACCCAATCCTTTAAGTTATTATGGCGTCACTAAGTTGCAGGCCGAGGAGGTGATCAAAAATTCTACCTGTCGCTGGGCCATTATGCGTACCATTCTGGTATATGGTATTGTAGATGACATGAGTCGGAGCAATATTGTACTTTGGGCAAAGGGTGCTTTGGCAAAAGGAGATCCAATAAATGTGGTGAACGATCAGTGGAGAATGCCTACGCTGGCCGAAGATCTGGCCGATTGTTGTTTATTGGCTGTAGAAAAAGACGCCAGGGGCGTTTACAATGCTTCAGGGAAAGATATGATGAGTATTGTAGAACTGGTACGCCGGGTAGCCGATTACTGGCAGTTGGATAAAAGCCTGATTAAAGAGATTAGTTCTGAAAGTTTGAACCAGATTGCCAGAAGACCTGTAAAAACAGGATTTGTGTTGGATAAGACGATGGCAGATTTGGGGTATAAGCCCCGCAGTTTTGCTGAAGGATTGGCCTTGGTTGATGCGCAGTTGCGTGCTAAATAAATGCTATTTCAGAAACAACCAACCCAATAAAATACTGTAGGAGATTCCGGATTCCTTAAACTGTTGCCTCAGATTCTTTAAGGCTTCTACCAAATGGTTGTTTACGGTATGCCTGGAAATTTTTAGTTTGGCCGCAATTTCTTCATGACTAAGCCCTTCGTACCGGCTCATTTTAAACACAAGCTGCTGCTGCTTTGGAAGCTTGGCTACAGACAGATCTGTAAATTCCTGTAAATCGGCTAGCAACACCGCTTCTTCAGTTTCGTTGTGTGCTTCGCTGAGGTCGTGCCAAAGTTTCTCACGCGCGGCAACGGCCGTTGCTGCATTTCGAAGTGCATTTAATGTTAGCCGCCTGGCAATGGTGTACAGATAAGGGTCAAGGGGGAAGTTGATATCCAGCTGTTGCCGGTTTGTCCAAAGACTGATCAATGTTTCCTGCACAATTTCCTGGCTCAATTCTTTGTTTTTTAGAAAGCGCCATGCAAAACTATAGAGTTTGTTTTTGTAGGTATCGTAAACGATGGCAAATACGGATTCTTCGCTGTTACGAAGTCCCAATATAAGTTTAGTTTCACTATGTATTTGCCCTTCCATTACCCGGTTTATTTCACCGATGCAAGGTAAAAATAACTCAGCAATTTGCATTTAGATAATTAAAATAAAAAAAAATACGTTTTAACTAGTTATACTTTGCGGCTGGCGTGTATTACCAGTATCATCACAATATAATATGACATCAAAACAGAACTTCAATAA
Encoded proteins:
- a CDS encoding SDR family oxidoreductase, giving the protein MKSVLVTGSNGLLGQKITERLLETKQFNLIATSKGRNRFPVEAGYTYAEMDILDPENVKTVVEKYQPDAIIHTAAMTNVDTSEAEKEQAYLLNVEAVKTLISICEEHNIQLVHLSTDFIFDGANGPYDEVAAPNPLSYYGVTKLQAEEVIKNSTCRWAIMRTILVYGIVDDMSRSNIVLWAKGALAKGDPINVVNDQWRMPTLAEDLADCCLLAVEKDARGVYNASGKDMMSIVELVRRVADYWQLDKSLIKEISSESLNQIARRPVKTGFVLDKTMADLGYKPRSFAEGLALVDAQLRAK
- the atpC gene encoding ATP synthase F1 subunit epsilon translates to MTLEILTPDKKVFEGEVTAVTVPGTMGSFQILKDHAPIISTLEDGPVIIKSKTGEDTFIIKGGVVEVLKNKIIVLAEGVA
- a CDS encoding RNA polymerase sigma factor; this encodes MEGQIHSETKLILGLRNSEESVFAIVYDTYKNKLYSFAWRFLKNKELSQEIVQETLISLWTNRQQLDINFPLDPYLYTIARRLTLNALRNAATAVAAREKLWHDLSEAHNETEEAVLLADLQEFTDLSVAKLPKQQQLVFKMSRYEGLSHEEIAAKLKISRHTVNNHLVEALKNLRQQFKESGISYSILLGWLFLK
- the atpD gene encoding F0F1 ATP synthase subunit beta: MPNIGKIAQIIGPVVDVSFADDAHLPQIFSALEIEKENGQKVVLEVQQHLGEDRVRAIAMDSTDGLVRGMKALDTGSPIKMPIGDQIKGRLFNVVGEAIDGINTVDKTSGRPIHSAPPKFEDLSTETEVLFTGIKVIDLLEPYAKGGKIGLFGGAGVGKTVLIMELVNNIAKAYAGLSVFAGVGERTREGNDLLREFIESGVINYGDDFLHSMEKGGWDLKTVDTEKLKDSKATLVFGQMNEPPGARARVALSGLTVAEYFRDGDGEGAGKDILFFVDNIFRFTQAGSEVSALLGRMPSAVGYQPTLATEMGLMQERITSTKRGSITSVQAVYVPADDLTDPAPATTFAHLDATTVLSRKIAELGIYPAVDPLDSTSRILSPAVLGDEHYNTAQRVKETLQRYKELQDIIAILGMDELSEEDKLVVSRARRVQRFLSQPFHVAEQFTGLKGVLVDIKDTIKGFNMIMDGEVDEYPEAAFNLVGSIEEAIEKGKKLLAEAN